One segment of Cydia fagiglandana chromosome 12, ilCydFagi1.1, whole genome shotgun sequence DNA contains the following:
- the LOC134669640 gene encoding uncharacterized protein LOC134669640, protein MQWGSVYIVCLALCCLQTTSEPLRFFEDQRHGRFRRSDEKDGLALSREIFRNITKQLRENIKREGPTDRSDHLLHSKLEDSRHYGQYQGYHHHEHHWGPYFEGDLGDPEGTMQVTAHVGAEALLNCRVGMLKDKTVMWLRRTTDSAQLLTVGRSPYTGDNRIAVKFQYPNNWRLSMNPVKRSDAGLYMCQISTHPPKAILANLTVLPPVLTINGDQTHELKDRFYKAGSSIKLSCVISDEYVASLTTKAPVTTAAPTTTTPLTTTTEMTTKRSTIFNRIDLMMNKSWSVETTTITSTVSVSTTTKNMPELKTTVAPVIMSTVPTVVNNIYGMVWKKQGKEFNENVSWRNMSATISVASASQNDSGTYTCHLQNHSQVIINVHVLIGENQAAVHHDTWNKGTLFWQSLSLIYLSMILIFAT, encoded by the exons AGCCACTACGCTTCTTTGAGGACCAAAGGCATGGCCGGTTTCGGCGAAGCGACGAAAAGGACGGTCTCGCGCTATCCAGAGAAATATTCAGGAACATCACTAAGCAACTGCGAGAGAACATCAAGCGTGAAGGACCGACCGATAGGAGCGATCATTTGTTACATA GTAAATTAGAAGACTCCCGTCACTATGGACAGTATCAGGGCTACCACCATCACGAGCACCATTGGGGCCCCTACTTTGAGGGCGACCTGGGCGATCCCGAGGGCACGATGCAAGTGACGGCACATGTGGGGGCCGAGGCCCTTTTAAATTGTAGGGTTGGCATGCTGAAGGATAAAACA GTAATGTGGTTGCGGCGTACCACCGATTCCGCACAATTGCTCACCGTTGGGAGATCTCCGTACACCGGTGATAATAGGATAGCTGTCAAGTTCCAGTACCCCAATAATTGGAGGCTCAGCATGAACCCCGTCAAGAGGTCTGATGCGGGCCTGTATATGTGCCAAATATCAACACATCCACCTAAAGCGATATTAGCTAATTTAACTGTTCTGC CTCCAGTTTTAACAATAAATGGAGACCAGACTCATGAACTGAAGGATAGATTTTACAAAGCGGGAAGCTCTATAAAGTTATCCTGCGTCATATCAGATGAATACGTAGCCTCACTAACCACTAAGGCGCCCGTAACTACGGCTGCCCCTACCACAACCACGCCTTTAACTACAACTACTGAAATGACTACAAAGAGGAGCACAATTTTTAATAGGATAGATTTGATGATGAACAAAAGTTGGAGTGTGGAGACCACAACGATAACTTCAACAGTTAGTGTTAGTACAACTACAAAAAATATGCCGGAATTGAAGACAACGGTAGCCCCTGTGATAATGTCAACTGTCCCGACGGTGGTGAATAACATTTACGGGATGGTTTGGAAGAAGCAGGGGAAAGAATTTAATGAGAACGTATCGTGGCGAAATATGAG TGCCACAATCAGCGTCGCATCGGCGTCGCAGAACGACAGTGGAACATACACGTGCCACTTACAGAACCATTCTCAAGTTATAATCAACGTTCATGTTTTGATTG GTGAAAACCAAGCTGCCGTTCACCACGACACGTGGAACAAGGGGACCTTATTTTGGCAAAGCCTTTCTCTAATCTATCTCTCAATGATTCTTATATTTGCTACTTGA